One region of Thunnus albacares chromosome 20, fThuAlb1.1, whole genome shotgun sequence genomic DNA includes:
- the LOC122971132 gene encoding ankyrin repeat domain-containing protein 1-like — MNTDMELQRCELNSCWDDEDEDEDDDMMLQVEDGGYESSVSQEKQDALNSSRNSDSERPISLKTDKAGRLLLETPDDLQNLLLLRKTKREQKAAVRKSAAAPPAVHSVPYYVDEEDFLKACDQKQLQVIDRYLSTGGDVNTCDSFERTGLHRACSKGHTEVVTKLLEAGANIHSRDKLWSTCVHSACRGGNLSVLQLVLNHGADISATDKLDSTPLHVSVRTGHLDCVEHLIHCGAEVNTQDKEGDSPLHDAVRLNRFKIIQLLLLHGANTHTTNQEGRTPLDGVLEWQNEAKSLLIQQNDRK, encoded by the exons ATGAACACTGACATGGAGCTGCAGAG aTGTGAGCTGAACTCCTGCTGGGACGATGAAGACGAGGATGAAGACGACGACATGATGCTG CAGGTGGAGGACGGAGGCTACGAGTCATCTGTCTCTCAGGAGAAGCAGGACGCTCTGAACTCCAGCAGAAACAGCGACTCTGAACGTCCAATCAGCCTCAAG ACGGACAAGGCGGGCCGTCTCCTCCTGGAGACACCAGACGACCTGCAGAACCTTCTGCTGCTGAGGAAGACCAAGAGAGAGCAGAAAGCTGCAGTCAGGAAATCAGCTGCTGCTCCCCCTGCTGTCCACTCAGTG CCGTACTACGTGGACGAGGAGGATTTCCTGAAGGCCTGTGATCAGAAGCAGCTGCAGGTGATTGACAGGTACCTGTCCACAGGTGGAGACGTCAACACTTGCGACTCT tttgagCGAACAGGTCTCCACAGAGCGTGCTCCAAAGGTCACACAGAGGTCGTCACCAAACTGCTGGAGGCCGGAGCGAACATCCACAGCAGAGACAAG CTCTGGTCCACCTGCGTCCACTCTGCCTGCCGAGGAGGAAATCTGTCTGTACTCCAGCTTGTGTTGAATCACGGAGCAGACATTAGTGCAACTGACAAG CTGGACAGCACTCCTCTTCATGTCTCTGTGAGAACCGGACACTTGGACTGTGTTGAACATCTGATTCACTGCGGAGCTGAAGTCAACACACAGGACAAG GAGGGAGATTCTCCGCTTCACGACGCTGTTCGACTCAACAGGTTCAAAATcatccagctgctgctgctgcacggagccaacacacacaccaccaaccag gagggACGTACTCCTCTCGACGGGGTGCTGGAGTGGCAGAACGAAGCGAAGTCTCTCCTCATCCAGCAGAacgacaggaagtga